From Xylanibacter oryzae DSM 17970, a single genomic window includes:
- a CDS encoding GNAT family N-acetyltransferase, translating into MKKEKIVYRNLIPSDFEAICKLPQNAQELFFMCPKADYPLTKEQLEDIIKDRFDSTVVLYDNKIIGFANFYEVKKTEYCAIGNVIVSYHFRSCGIGTFLITIMENIGKQKYDIQETHLSCFNANTAGLLLYHKLGYIPFEIERRTNKKNKISALIKLKKRVI; encoded by the coding sequence ATGAAAAAAGAAAAAATTGTTTATAGAAATCTCATTCCAAGTGATTTTGAAGCTATTTGTAAACTTCCTCAAAATGCACAAGAGTTGTTCTTCATGTGTCCAAAGGCTGACTATCCACTAACCAAAGAACAGTTAGAAGATATTATAAAAGATCGTTTTGATTCAACAGTAGTCCTATATGATAATAAAATAATAGGCTTCGCAAATTTCTATGAAGTAAAGAAAACAGAATATTGTGCTATTGGAAATGTTATTGTAAGTTATCATTTCCGTAGTTGTGGTATTGGTACATTTCTAATAACAATTATGGAAAATATAGGAAAGCAAAAATATGATATACAAGAGACCCACCTATCATGTTTTAATGCTAATACAGCCGGTCTTTTATTATACCACAAATTAGGTTATATTCCTTTTGAAATAGAAAGGCGCACAAATAAGAAAAACAAAATTTCGGCATTGATCAAGCTAAAAAAGAGAGTGATATAA
- a CDS encoding LL-diaminopimelate aminotransferase codes for MALVNEHYLKLPNNYLFADIAKKVNAFKVSHPKANVISLGIGDVTQPLCPAVIDAMHKAVEEMSVKSSFKGYGPEQGYMFLREAIVKNDFLPRGIHLDANEIFVNDGAKSDTGNIGELVRWDNSVGVTDPIYPVYIDSNAMCGRAGTLTDGKWSNVTYMPCLSENSFVPKIPDHRVDIIYLCYPNNPTGTVISKEELKKWVNYAIKNDTLIFYDAAYEAYIQDPEIPHSIYEIKGARKVAIEFHSYSKTAGFTGVRCGYTVIPKELTAATLDGRRIPLNPLWDRRQCTKFNGTSYISQRAAEAIYTEEGKAQVKSTIDYYMTNAKIMHHTLTKLGLQVYGGENAPYLWVKTPDGTGSWRFFEQMLYDAQVVCTPGVGFGPSGEGYIRLTAFGSRENCEEAMERITKWLK; via the coding sequence ATGGCATTAGTAAACGAACATTATCTAAAATTACCGAACAATTATTTGTTCGCAGACATAGCAAAGAAAGTTAACGCTTTCAAGGTTTCACATCCTAAAGCTAACGTTATTAGTCTTGGCATAGGAGACGTTACTCAACCTCTCTGTCCTGCCGTGATTGACGCAATGCATAAAGCAGTAGAGGAAATGAGCGTTAAAAGCAGTTTCAAAGGATACGGCCCTGAACAAGGTTATATGTTTCTACGCGAAGCTATAGTGAAAAACGATTTTTTACCAAGAGGCATTCATTTGGATGCAAACGAGATATTTGTGAACGATGGCGCTAAAAGTGACACCGGAAATATTGGAGAATTAGTAAGATGGGATAACAGTGTAGGTGTAACCGACCCAATATATCCAGTTTACATAGACTCTAACGCAATGTGCGGAAGAGCTGGAACATTGACTGATGGGAAATGGAGTAATGTAACATATATGCCTTGCCTTTCAGAAAATAGTTTCGTACCTAAGATACCGGATCACAGAGTGGACATAATCTATCTTTGCTATCCAAACAATCCAACTGGAACTGTAATATCAAAAGAGGAACTCAAAAAATGGGTAAATTACGCTATAAAGAATGATACCTTAATATTCTATGACGCAGCATACGAAGCTTATATACAAGACCCTGAAATACCTCACTCAATATATGAGATAAAAGGAGCAAGAAAAGTTGCAATCGAATTCCACAGTTATTCCAAGACAGCAGGATTTACAGGCGTAAGATGTGGATATACAGTCATTCCAAAAGAGCTAACAGCTGCTACTCTTGATGGTAGAAGAATACCCCTAAACCCTCTTTGGGACAGACGCCAATGTACAAAATTCAACGGGACAAGTTATATAAGCCAGCGAGCAGCAGAAGCAATATATACAGAAGAAGGGAAAGCACAAGTTAAAAGCACTATAGACTACTATATGACCAACGCAAAAATAATGCACCATACACTTACCAAACTGGGGCTACAGGTATACGGAGGCGAAAATGCGCCTTATCTGTGGGTTAAAACTCCAGACGGTACCGGAAGTTGGAGATTCTTCGAACAGATGCTTTACGATGCACAGGTGGTTTGCACACCAGGTGTCGGTTTCGGCCCAAGTGGCGAAGGATATATAAGACTTACGGCTTTCGGATCACGTGAAAATTGCGAAGAGGCAATGGAAAGAATCACAAAATGGCTGAAATAA
- a CDS encoding potassium channel family protein yields the protein MNKEKNIKFFDLLIIVLSVYVLLALLISSIFHIPKEIYKLLEITDNGICLFFLIDFIRNFYNAENKYEYMKWGWIDLISSVPMLPSFRVGRLFRLIRLIRILRAFRSTKILIRYIFKSKIKGTMISVFIITLLIILASSVSILIVEKGPSCNIRTAGDAIWWTMETITTVGYGDKYPVTPEGRLIGVMLMVSGVGLFGTYTAYIASLFVNCSKDTNDSVK from the coding sequence ATGAATAAAGAAAAAAATATTAAGTTCTTCGATTTATTAATAATAGTACTGTCTGTTTACGTATTATTGGCATTATTAATATCCTCAATATTCCATATTCCAAAAGAAATATACAAACTACTAGAGATAACAGACAATGGAATCTGTTTATTTTTTCTAATTGATTTTATTCGCAATTTTTATAATGCTGAAAACAAATATGAATACATGAAATGGGGATGGATTGATTTAATATCAAGTGTCCCAATGTTACCTTCGTTCAGAGTAGGAAGATTATTCAGACTAATAAGACTGATAAGGATATTGCGGGCTTTTCGCTCTACAAAAATCCTAATAAGATACATATTCAAAAGCAAAATAAAAGGAACTATGATATCTGTCTTCATAATAACACTATTGATTATCCTTGCCTCTTCTGTCTCTATATTAATTGTCGAGAAGGGACCTTCCTGTAATATAAGAACTGCTGGCGATGCTATTTGGTGGACAATGGAAACAATAACTACAGTTGGTTATGGAGATAAGTATCCTGTTACACCAGAAGGCAGGCTTATAGGTGTAATGCTTATGGTTAGTGGAGTAGGATTATTTGGTACATATACAGCATATATAGCCTCTCTGTTCGTGAACTGCAGCAAAGACACAAATGATAGTGTAAAATAA
- a CDS encoding right-handed parallel beta-helix repeat-containing protein, producing MKNLYFLIFALVMQLPSSAKTYYVSTTGSDNNTGSIDAPLATLKAAQNIINAGDTIYFRGGMYTITEDQIMGSEVSDLYACVFDLKKSGTSDRPICYFGYPGERPVFDISNVKPADKRISVFYLYGSYLHFKNFDIVGTQVTITTHTQSECFSCRNGSNNVIENIAMHNGMAIGVYITKGNDNLILNCDAYNNYDTVSEGGKGGNVDGFGCHVTAQSTGNIFRGCRAWCNSDDGFDLINNYAPVTFDNCWSFYNGYEDYSTITPGDGNGFKAGGYGSMVQVSPVDAPRNTIQNCIAFHNKANGFYANHHLGGDNWYNNSSYLNKYNYDMVNQQSWDNATDVDGYGHVLVNNLSFNGVKGDYLYIDIAKCTLTNNTFLPSSYTVSESDFESTDFAQLASDRKADGSLPDINFMKLKPTSQFYSLKIGYQFKYGDVTGINSIESEKSSHHSAYDNKYYNIMGMNVKNPVKGLFIYNGKKIIK from the coding sequence ATGAAGAATCTATACTTTTTAATATTCGCATTGGTAATGCAATTACCATCCAGCGCTAAGACTTATTACGTATCCACTACTGGTAGTGACAATAATACAGGCTCTATCGATGCCCCTTTAGCAACACTAAAAGCAGCCCAGAATATTATAAATGCCGGTGATACAATCTACTTTAGAGGTGGAATGTATACTATTACAGAAGATCAGATAATGGGTTCTGAAGTGAGTGACCTTTATGCCTGTGTCTTTGACCTCAAAAAGAGTGGAACATCAGATCGCCCCATTTGTTATTTCGGATATCCCGGAGAACGTCCGGTCTTTGATATATCAAATGTAAAACCGGCGGATAAACGAATTAGTGTATTTTATCTTTATGGTAGTTATTTGCATTTCAAAAACTTTGATATAGTAGGCACTCAGGTAACTATTACCACTCATACTCAATCAGAATGCTTTAGTTGTCGTAATGGAAGTAACAATGTTATAGAAAATATTGCAATGCATAATGGTATGGCTATTGGTGTGTATATTACAAAAGGTAATGACAATCTTATACTAAACTGTGATGCATATAACAATTATGATACAGTATCTGAAGGGGGAAAGGGTGGAAATGTAGATGGGTTTGGATGTCATGTCACAGCGCAGTCTACCGGTAATATATTTAGGGGATGCCGTGCATGGTGTAATAGTGATGATGGTTTTGATCTCATAAATAATTATGCACCGGTTACTTTTGATAATTGTTGGTCTTTCTATAATGGTTATGAAGACTATTCAACGATTACTCCTGGAGATGGAAATGGATTCAAAGCCGGAGGATATGGATCTATGGTTCAGGTATCTCCTGTTGATGCCCCGAGGAATACTATTCAGAATTGTATAGCTTTCCATAACAAGGCCAACGGATTCTATGCTAATCATCATTTGGGAGGTGATAATTGGTATAACAATAGTTCTTATCTTAACAAGTATAATTATGACATGGTGAATCAACAGTCATGGGATAATGCCACTGACGTTGATGGATATGGACATGTACTGGTTAATAATCTTTCGTTTAATGGCGTGAAAGGTGATTATCTATATATTGACATTGCAAAATGCACTTTGACCAATAATACGTTTTTGCCATCATCATATACTGTTTCTGAATCGGATTTTGAAAGTACAGACTTTGCCCAACTCGCTTCTGATAGAAAAGCCGATGGCAGTCTTCCTGATATTAACTTCATGAAACTAAAGCCGACGAGTCAATTTTATTCTTTAAAGATAGGTTATCAGTTTAAGTATGGAGATGTAACAGGCATAAATAGTATTGAATCAGAAAAGTCCTCTCATCATTCTGCTTACGATAATAAATATTATAATATTATGGGGATGAATGTGAAAAATCCTGTTAAAGGCCTATTTATATATAATGGAAAAAAAATAATTAAATAG
- a CDS encoding sugar-binding domain-containing protein, translating into MKKIYLSLLYLLFFVCAFAGQRLNFNSSWLLKVGDQSGAENITFDDTSWQKVTLPYAFNGKEAFSVAISQQSDTVMWYRKHFTIGRYMNAKHVFIEFEGARQAADVYLNGYHVGINENGVTAFGFDLTPYINLNGDNVISVRVDNSWHYREQATKSVFEWNDNNFNANYGGLSKNVWLHVMGDVYQTLPLYDNLKTTGTYIYANNFSIKEHKATINVESEVKNESNIKQNIGLEVEVIDLDGKTIAKFNGCNIEVPVGAVATCKASENVSNLHFWSWGYGYLYNIKTRLVADGKYIDEVSTRTGFRKTDFADAIVKINDRAIQFKGFAQRSSNEWPAIGLSVPVWMSDYSNSLALNCNANLFRWMHITPWKQDIESFDRVGMMQSMPAGDAEKDAKGRQWEQRKEVMRDAIIYNRNNPSIIFYECGNNQISDSHMTEMKTIRDKYDPEGGRAIGSRNMLDSRVAEYGGEMLYVNKSAYKPMWQMEYCRDEGLRKYWDSYSYPYHSEGKGPLYRGEPAPSYNHNQDELAVENVARWNEYWMERPGTGTRVNSGGAKIIFSDTNTHFRGEVNYRTSGDVDAMRIPKDSWYVHQTMWDGWVDTERNHTYIIGHWNYTDTVTKPVYVVSTSKNVELFLNGKSLGMGTRSNTFLFTFKNVKWQPGRLIALGRNDKGAEESRYEIKTAGKAATLRLRWVNAPNIFRADGADVRIAEIEIVDKDGNRCSLANDMIHFTVDGPVEWLGGIALGNNHNYISDKTLPVECGVNRVMIRSCVNAGKITIKAAAQGFPETSLSIKSEPVLVNNGFYADASGKAIEADWGSMMPCILNRGETPSTSSYTQKKNTIAIKYAEAASDTANVKASYDDNESTHWSSDGMLKNAYIRYHLARKAKINEMVIKVLGFRDSSYPIEVYSSRKLVFKGFTHKGLGYCHIPLKLTFNDTFTIKMVGPASVKDAFADMVELADKSNKQLKSSNSNKLQIIEVEFNEDTK; encoded by the coding sequence ATGAAAAAGATATATTTGTCTTTACTTTATCTGTTATTTTTTGTTTGTGCTTTTGCTGGTCAAAGACTAAATTTTAATTCTTCTTGGCTTCTAAAAGTTGGAGACCAAAGTGGAGCTGAAAATATAACCTTTGATGACACATCATGGCAGAAAGTTACTCTTCCTTACGCATTCAATGGAAAGGAGGCCTTCTCTGTAGCTATATCCCAGCAGTCAGATACGGTTATGTGGTATCGTAAGCATTTTACTATCGGCAGATATATGAATGCCAAACATGTCTTTATTGAGTTTGAAGGGGCAAGACAGGCTGCTGATGTATATCTCAACGGTTATCATGTAGGGATAAACGAAAATGGTGTCACTGCTTTTGGATTTGACCTTACACCATATATTAATTTGAATGGTGATAATGTGATATCTGTTAGGGTGGATAATAGTTGGCACTATCGCGAGCAAGCCACAAAAAGTGTATTTGAATGGAATGACAATAACTTCAATGCTAATTATGGTGGCTTGAGTAAAAATGTTTGGCTACATGTCATGGGAGATGTATATCAGACTTTGCCACTTTATGATAACCTTAAAACTACAGGTACATATATATATGCCAATAATTTTAGTATAAAAGAACATAAAGCAACCATAAATGTTGAATCGGAAGTAAAAAATGAGAGCAATATTAAACAAAACATTGGTCTGGAAGTAGAGGTGATTGACCTGGATGGCAAAACTATAGCAAAATTTAATGGTTGCAATATAGAAGTTCCCGTCGGTGCAGTAGCTACATGTAAAGCTTCAGAAAATGTAAGCAACTTGCATTTTTGGAGTTGGGGGTATGGCTACTTATATAATATAAAGACCCGTTTAGTAGCAGACGGTAAATACATAGATGAGGTAAGTACACGTACTGGCTTCCGCAAAACGGATTTTGCTGATGCCATAGTCAAAATCAATGACCGAGCTATACAGTTTAAAGGTTTTGCTCAGCGTTCCAGCAACGAATGGCCTGCTATTGGGCTCTCAGTTCCTGTGTGGATGAGTGATTATTCTAATAGTCTGGCTCTTAACTGTAACGCCAACTTATTCAGATGGATGCACATCACGCCATGGAAACAAGATATTGAATCATTCGATCGAGTAGGAATGATGCAGTCTATGCCTGCAGGTGATGCTGAGAAAGATGCCAAAGGCCGTCAGTGGGAACAGCGCAAGGAAGTGATGCGCGATGCCATTATATACAACCGAAACAATCCAAGTATCATATTCTATGAATGTGGTAATAATCAGATAAGCGACAGTCATATGACTGAAATGAAGACTATACGTGATAAATATGATCCTGAAGGAGGACGGGCTATAGGTTCAAGAAATATGCTTGATAGTCGTGTGGCAGAATATGGAGGTGAGATGCTATATGTCAATAAGAGTGCCTATAAACCTATGTGGCAGATGGAATATTGCCGTGATGAGGGTCTGCGTAAATATTGGGATTCGTACAGTTATCCATATCACTCCGAAGGCAAAGGCCCTCTTTATAGAGGTGAACCTGCTCCCAGTTATAATCACAACCAAGATGAACTGGCTGTTGAGAATGTAGCTAGATGGAATGAATATTGGATGGAACGCCCAGGAACAGGAACAAGAGTAAACTCTGGAGGTGCGAAAATAATATTCTCAGACACAAATACACATTTTCGTGGAGAGGTAAACTATCGTACAAGTGGTGATGTTGATGCAATGCGAATACCAAAAGATTCATGGTATGTACATCAGACTATGTGGGACGGATGGGTTGATACAGAGAGAAACCATACCTATATTATAGGGCATTGGAATTATACAGATACAGTAACGAAACCTGTATATGTAGTTTCTACAAGCAAGAATGTTGAACTATTCCTCAATGGTAAGTCATTGGGTATGGGAACACGTAGCAATACATTCCTTTTCACTTTTAAAAATGTAAAATGGCAACCTGGCAGACTAATTGCGTTGGGTAGAAATGATAAAGGCGCAGAGGAAAGCAGATATGAAATAAAGACAGCAGGTAAAGCTGCTACTCTTCGTTTGCGTTGGGTAAATGCGCCTAATATATTCAGAGCAGACGGAGCAGATGTTCGTATTGCAGAGATTGAGATAGTAGACAAAGACGGGAATAGATGTTCTTTGGCAAACGATATGATACATTTTACTGTTGATGGTCCTGTAGAATGGTTGGGAGGTATCGCTTTGGGCAATAACCATAACTATATATCGGATAAGACATTACCTGTTGAATGTGGCGTAAATCGTGTAATGATAAGGAGTTGTGTAAATGCTGGTAAAATAACAATTAAAGCGGCAGCTCAGGGATTTCCTGAAACATCCTTATCTATAAAGTCTGAGCCGGTACTTGTAAATAACGGTTTCTATGCAGATGCGTCAGGCAAGGCGATAGAAGCAGATTGGGGTAGCATGATGCCATGCATACTTAATCGTGGTGAAACGCCTTCAACATCATCTTATACACAAAAGAAGAATACTATCGCCATAAAATATGCTGAGGCGGCATCTGATACAGCAAATGTCAAAGCCTCATATGATGATAATGAGTCCACACATTGGTCAAGTGATGGAATGCTTAAAAATGCATATATTAGATACCATCTTGCAAGGAAAGCAAAGATAAATGAGATGGTGATAAAAGTATTGGGATTCCGCGATTCAAGCTATCCGATAGAGGTCTATTCCAGTCGTAAACTTGTGTTTAAGGGCTTCACACACAAAGGCTTGGGATATTGTCACATACCTCTTAAACTGACATTTAATGATACATTTACAATTAAGATGGTTGGTCCTGCATCTGTTAAGGACGCCTTTGCTGACATGGTAGAGCTGGCTGATAAGTCTAATAAACAGTTGAAGTCGTCTAATAGCAATAAACTGCAGATTATAGAAGTGGAATTTAATGAAGACACAAAATAA
- a CDS encoding alpha-L-arabinofuranosidase C-terminal domain-containing protein, with protein MKKLRLLSIFFVSAVTSVAFSQTHHFDIQANKLGAVVQPTMYGIFFEDINFGADGGLYAEMVENRSFEFPSHLMGWNTFGNVSVSDIKPAFERNPHYVTLLNSGHDQKFTGIENNGFFGMGVKKGMKYDFSVYARLSSLQGKVAKIRVELVDSKDNPIARDTIIINNNQWQKFTASLISKVTDAKALMRIFLMSDDGVDLDHISLFPADNWHGLRADLVKDLEDLHPKVFRFPGGCIVEGTDLATRYQWKNTVGCPENRPLNENRWNYTFPNRMYPNYYQTYGLGFYEFFLLSEKIGAQALPVLSCGLACQFQNKDKDANAHVAVKDLEPYIQDALDLIEFANGSINTKWGKLRSDMGHPESFNLKQIAIGNEQWGPLYPERLEPFVKIIRAKYPQMKIVGTAGPNPDGKDFDYGWKEMKRLGADLVDEHYYRSPEWFLKSAGRYDKYDRKGPKVFAGEYACHVDKFNNQYQEGKNDFESALSEAAFMTGLERNADVVHMATYAPLFAHVDGWQWRPDLIWFDNLSSVRTVNYYVQQLYGMNKGTNVLSLTENGKAVEGGDGIYASAVYDKNEDAYIVKVTNTTDDAKELNIVFNGLKAFHSGKVTTLHAESNEAVNTVDKKNIVIPQVSDVKTEGNILNVNIGARTFCVYKFIK; from the coding sequence ATGAAAAAACTAAGATTACTGTCTATCTTTTTTGTCAGTGCTGTAACTTCGGTGGCATTTTCACAGACACATCATTTTGATATTCAAGCTAACAAGTTAGGCGCTGTCGTTCAACCCACGATGTATGGAATCTTCTTTGAAGATATTAATTTTGGAGCAGATGGCGGTTTGTATGCAGAGATGGTAGAAAACCGCTCGTTTGAGTTTCCTAGTCATCTTATGGGATGGAATACATTCGGCAACGTATCAGTATCAGATATAAAACCTGCATTTGAACGTAACCCACATTATGTAACATTACTTAATTCTGGTCATGATCAGAAGTTTACAGGAATAGAGAATAATGGCTTTTTCGGAATGGGCGTAAAGAAAGGAATGAAATATGACTTTTCGGTATATGCCCGTCTTAGTTCATTGCAAGGAAAAGTCGCAAAGATTCGTGTAGAACTTGTCGACTCAAAAGACAATCCTATAGCTAGAGATACTATTATAATAAATAATAATCAGTGGCAGAAGTTTACAGCTTCACTAATATCTAAGGTTACTGATGCAAAGGCACTAATGCGTATTTTCCTTATGTCTGATGATGGAGTAGATCTTGATCATATATCACTCTTCCCTGCTGATAATTGGCATGGACTGCGTGCTGATCTAGTAAAGGATCTAGAAGATTTACATCCTAAAGTGTTCCGTTTCCCGGGTGGATGTATTGTAGAAGGTACAGACCTTGCCACCCGCTACCAATGGAAAAATACTGTTGGATGCCCTGAAAACCGTCCTCTTAACGAGAACAGATGGAATTATACATTTCCTAATCGTATGTATCCTAACTATTATCAGACTTATGGATTGGGTTTTTATGAATTTTTCCTCTTGTCTGAGAAAATTGGTGCGCAGGCTCTTCCTGTATTAAGCTGTGGACTTGCTTGTCAGTTTCAGAACAAAGATAAGGATGCAAATGCTCATGTAGCAGTAAAAGATTTAGAACCATATATACAAGATGCTTTAGACCTTATTGAATTTGCCAACGGTTCAATAAATACCAAATGGGGTAAACTACGTTCTGATATGGGACATCCGGAATCGTTCAACCTTAAGCAGATAGCTATTGGCAATGAGCAATGGGGACCTTTATATCCTGAGCGTCTGGAGCCATTTGTAAAGATTATACGTGCAAAATATCCGCAGATGAAGATTGTAGGTACTGCAGGTCCTAATCCTGATGGCAAAGATTTTGATTATGGATGGAAAGAGATGAAACGATTAGGGGCTGATTTGGTTGACGAGCATTATTACCGTAGTCCTGAGTGGTTCCTTAAGAGTGCAGGCCGTTATGACAAATATGATCGCAAAGGACCAAAAGTGTTTGCCGGTGAATATGCATGTCATGTAGACAAATTCAATAACCAATATCAGGAAGGAAAGAATGATTTTGAGTCTGCTTTGAGCGAAGCCGCATTTATGACTGGCTTAGAACGTAATGCAGATGTTGTACATATGGCTACTTATGCACCTCTATTTGCACATGTAGATGGTTGGCAGTGGCGTCCGGATCTTATATGGTTTGACAATCTGAGTAGCGTACGTACAGTAAATTATTATGTGCAGCAATTGTATGGAATGAATAAAGGCACAAATGTACTTTCACTTACAGAGAATGGCAAAGCTGTAGAAGGCGGTGATGGCATTTATGCTTCGGCAGTTTATGATAAAAACGAAGATGCATATATTGTAAAAGTTACCAATACAACAGATGATGCCAAAGAACTAAATATTGTATTTAATGGTTTGAAAGCTTTTCATTCAGGAAAAGTAACTACGCTTCATGCCGAGAGTAATGAAGCTGTAAATACAGTAGATAAAAAAAATATTGTTATACCTCAAGTATCTGATGTGAAAACAGAAGGTAATATACTGAATGTGAATATAGGAGCAAGAACCTTCTGTGTTTACAAATTCATAAAATAA
- a CDS encoding glutamine synthetase III family protein: MANLRFQVVAEAFNKKPVEVEVPKERPADFFGKNVFNREKMYKYLPADVYAKLVDVIDNGARLDRSIADAVATGMKEWAMEKGVTHYTHWFQPLTEGTAEKHDAFVEHDGKGGMVEKFSGKLLVQQEPDASSFPSGGIRNTFEARGYSAWDPTSPVFIMDDTLCIPTVFISYTGEALDYKAPLLRALRAVDVAATNVCHYFDTNVKKVQSNLGWEQEYFLVDEGLYGARPDLVLTGRTLMGHDSAKNQQMDDHYFGTIPDRVQAFMKDLEIQALELSIPCKTRHNEVAPNQFELAPIFEETNLAVDHNMLLMSLMKKIARKHGFRVLLHEKPFAGINGSGKHNNWSLSTDTGALLHGPGKTPMDHLRFVTFIVETLMGVYKHNGLLKASIMSATNAHRLGANEAPPAIISSFLGTQLSELLDHIEKSDKDELFTMAGKQGMKLDIPEIPELIIDNTDRNRTSPFAFTGNRFEFRAVGSEANCASAMIALNSAVAEALGSFKARVDALIAKGEDKTSALIDILRDDIKTCKPIRFDGNGYSDEWVVEAKKRGLDCETSCPVIFERYLDIDSVKMFESLGVMTKKELEARNEVKWETYTKKIQIEARVMGDLSMNHIIPVATHYQSQLAKNVACLREIFTGDKVDKIAGRNIKIIEEISERNESIEKGVEDLVNARKVANKIEDEHKKAIAYHDTVAPKMEEIRYNIDKLELIVADELWTLPKYRELLFIR, translated from the coding sequence ATGGCTAATTTAAGATTTCAGGTTGTTGCAGAGGCTTTCAATAAAAAGCCTGTTGAAGTAGAGGTTCCTAAAGAGAGACCTGCCGATTTTTTTGGCAAGAATGTTTTCAATCGTGAGAAAATGTACAAATACCTGCCAGCAGATGTTTACGCTAAACTAGTTGACGTTATTGACAACGGTGCCCGCCTAGACCGTAGCATTGCTGATGCTGTAGCAACTGGCATGAAGGAATGGGCTATGGAGAAAGGTGTAACACACTATACTCACTGGTTCCAGCCTCTTACCGAAGGTACAGCAGAGAAGCATGACGCTTTCGTAGAGCATGATGGAAAGGGAGGCATGGTAGAAAAATTCTCAGGAAAACTTCTTGTACAGCAAGAACCTGATGCCAGTTCATTCCCAAGCGGAGGTATCCGTAATACTTTTGAAGCTCGTGGATATTCTGCATGGGATCCAACATCTCCTGTATTTATCATGGATGATACACTCTGCATACCTACAGTCTTCATTTCATATACAGGCGAAGCTCTTGACTACAAAGCACCTCTATTACGCGCCCTACGTGCTGTAGATGTTGCAGCAACTAATGTATGCCATTACTTCGATACTAACGTAAAGAAGGTACAGAGCAACCTTGGTTGGGAACAGGAATACTTTTTGGTAGACGAAGGACTATATGGAGCTCGTCCTGATCTTGTTCTTACCGGCCGTACATTGATGGGGCATGATTCTGCAAAGAACCAGCAGATGGATGATCACTATTTCGGAACAATACCTGATCGTGTTCAAGCTTTTATGAAAGACCTTGAAATACAAGCTCTGGAACTTTCTATACCTTGCAAGACACGTCACAACGAGGTAGCACCTAACCAGTTTGAGTTGGCTCCTATCTTCGAAGAGACAAACCTTGCTGTAGACCACAATATGCTGCTAATGTCACTGATGAAGAAAATTGCTCGCAAACACGGATTCCGTGTACTGTTGCATGAGAAACCATTTGCAGGCATTAACGGTTCTGGCAAGCACAACAACTGGAGTCTATCTACAGACACTGGCGCATTGCTACACGGACCAGGTAAAACACCTATGGACCACCTGCGTTTCGTAACATTCATTGTTGAGACATTGATGGGTGTATACAAGCACAACGGACTGCTCAAAGCTTCTATCATGAGCGCTACAAACGCTCACCGTCTTGGAGCTAATGAAGCACCTCCTGCAATTATTTCTTCATTCCTTGGTACACAGTTGTCAGAATTGCTCGACCACATCGAGAAGTCAGACAAAGACGAACTGTTCACAATGGCAGGCAAACAAGGCATGAAACTTGATATCCCTGAGATACCAGAACTCATCATAGACAATACAGACCGTAATCGTACATCACCATTCGCATTCACGGGCAACCGTTTTGAGTTCCGCGCTGTAGGTTCTGAGGCCAACTGTGCATCAGCAATGATAGCCCTCAACTCTGCTGTAGCTGAAGCTCTAGGAAGCTTCAAAGCTCGTGTAGATGCTCTTATAGCTAAAGGCGAAGATAAGACAAGCGCTCTTATTGATATATTACGTGATGATATTAAGACTTGTAAACCAATACGTTTCGATGGCAACGGATATTCAGACGAATGGGTTGTAGAAGCAAAGAAACGTGGTCTTGACTGCGAAACAAGTTGCCCTGTAATCTTTGAACGTTACCTAGATATTGACAGCGTAAAGATGTTCGAAAGTTTAGGTGTTATGACTAAGAAGGAACTTGAAGCTCGCAACGAAGTTAAATGGGAGACTTACACTAAGAAGATTCAGATAGAGGCACGCGTAATGGGTGATCTTTCTATGAATCATATCATACCTGTAGCTACACATTATCAGAGTCAGTTGGCTAAAAATGTTGCTTGTCTGCGCGAGATCTTCACTGGAGATAAAGTTGACAAGATAGCAGGACGTAACATCAAGATCATTGAAGAAATATCAGAACGCAATGAATCTATAGAAAAAGGTGTTGAAGACTTGGTAAATGCCCGTAAGGTAGCTAACAAGATCGAAGATGAGCACAAGAAAGCTATTGCTTATCACGACACAGTTGCTCCTAAGATGGAAGAGATACGTTATAATATAGACAAACTTGAACTTATCGTTGCTGATGAGCTCTGGACATTGCCTAAATACAGAGAATTACTCTTTATTAGATAA